The stretch of DNA AGCACAATCTGGTGGCTGCCCCATGCGTGGTCCGACCCACTGCCGCTTGGCTGCAATGTGCGGCCGAACTCCGATTGCGTAAACGTGGTGACTTGCTGGATCAGGTTCGCATCGCCAATGGCGTTGTGGAAGGCCTGCAGCGCCTGGGAGAGCTGCGAGAGCAGGTACCAGTGCGTCCAGTCCTGAGAGCTGTGCAGGTCGAACCCGTCCATCGAGCAGAAGAAGACCTGGCGCCCTGGACCCATGGCCGACCGGACTTTGACGAGCCGCGCCACTTCCTTGAGCTGGTTGCCGATCGATGTGCCGGGGAACACAAGGCCGGCGTCGGAACCAGCGCTGGCTGCAAGAGTGTCCGCGAGCTGCAGACCGTCGGCCATGGCCTTGTTGGCCGCCTTGCGCAGCGGGTGGCCGCCGTCGATCAGGAGCATGTTGTCCACGGCCTGCCGGCGTTGCAGCGCCTCGTTCTCAGGCCAGAAACTCATGCCGCCCAGTTGCAGGTTCGCGCCTGGCGGAATCACATTGCCACCGGCATTTTGTCCCTGCAGGAACAAGGCATGCTGCGAGACGGAGACGGCCCCGAGACTGTCGGATTGGCCGAAGCAATCAAGCAGGCGGCCGCCCCAGCCGTACCCGTCTGCCGTCGGCATGCCCGTCTGCGCCTGCACCGTCTGGTCGGAATGTGAAAACAGATTCGTTGGCGCCGCCTGCCCTGCCAGAAACCCCGCGCGCGTGAGTGGGCTCTCGAGCAAACCCATGTTCAACACAAAGGCCAGATGGCCGCTCTCATAGAGTGGGTTCATCTCGGCCAGCCCATAGTGCATGGCCCATGGGTTGCCTCCGGCATCGGCAATGGGTGACAGCAACTCGCTTCCTGTCAGGGCGAGGCCGCCGCGCAGGTTCTCGTACTGCGCCCGCCGCGTCGCGTCGAGCGGTACGATCATGTTGTTGCCGTCATTGCCGCCGAACAAGTACACGCAGACGAGCGCCTTGTAGTCGGTGAGCGCTGCAGTGGAACGCGCCTCGGCTGCAAACAAGGAGTGCGACCTGCGCAGGCCCGTACCAAGGCCGGCCAGGCCCAGCGCTGCGAGCTGCGCACTGAGCTTGAGGAAGCGACGACGATCCGGGGTGTTCTGGTGTGAATGTGCCATGGTCACTGGACTCCAAAGTGCACCACGAACTCATTGGAGATCGCGGTGAGATACAACGTGCCCAACGCCCGCTGCTTCAGGTCTGACGTCGCCTGAGCGGCCGCCAGCAGAACCTGCCGCAGCTCCTGCGACATTCGGCCAAACAACAGCGTTTGATTAACCTGTTCGACCAGAACTGCGGGATTACCGGCAAGCGCCGTGAAGGGCGCGAGGTTCACCGGGAATGAAGAACTGAACTGGCTGTTCAGAATCTGGTAGATGAAGTTGGCGCGCTGGATGGAAAGTGCCGGCCCATACAACTGGAACTCCGGTCCGAATTTCGTGGGGTCACCCGGCAGCGGCGCCAGCGGCGAGTAATAGCCGAACACCGTGGTTGGCGTCAGCACCGACTGGCCCAGGTTGCTGAGCACGTACATGAACTGGTTCGGATTCGCTGCCGTCAGGCCAAGCGCTCGAGAGAGGCCGGCCACATGCAGGATCGGATCGCGCAGCCGGCCGTCACCGGCCCCTGCCAGCGCCGCATCCGGATCAGTCAGGATCGCCACAAGGACGGCTTTCAAATCGCCCCTGACGCCCTGGCCGTTATCAGCGAAGACTGTCGCGACCCGCTGGATGTACGCCGGCGTCGGGTTGCTGGTGACGAGCGATCGAATCAGCCGCGTGGCCAGGAACGGCGCGGCGTTGGGATGCGTGAACACGGCATCAATGACGTCTTCCAGGTCCTTCGTGACCGACTGCCCGGCCGGAAGCGTGATGCCATTAAACAGAGTCTTCGCGCCGGCGTCGTGACGCGTCGGCCTGGGCTCCATCAACCCGACAAAGTAGTCCTGATTGCGCGACTGAGGCTGTTGGCCTGGTTGTGTGGGATACGTCCAACCGGAGAGAGCGCGCGCGACATTCTTGAGAACGGTCTGGTCGTACGTGGGAATCAGCTGCCCCGCCGCGTCCTTCTTGAAGGTCCCATCCATGTTGAGCTGATACAACCCGATGGTGAACAACTGCATCAGCTCGCGCGGGAAATTTTCGTTGGGCGCGTTGCCGCCGGAGCCAAGACTGTTCGCCAGGTCCAGGTACTTGCCCATGGACGGGCTCAGCGTCATGTCTCGCAGGATCGATCGGTAGTTGCCGAACGCGTGATCCTCAATCAGGCGCACCCACGGAATGACTTCGTACCCATTGACCAGTTTGTTGGTGGACACCACCAGCATCTGACCGAGCGCAAACGCCATGCGCTGGCGCAACTGATCCTGGCCGTTCGCCATCTTCAGAAACATCGCGGAACGAAGCTGATTCGTATCGAGGCCATCGGCAATGCCGCCGGCCGGAATCTGGAACTGTTCCGCCAGCCAGCGATTGACGCCCTTCGCCTTCACTGCCGCAAACTCCGCCGGGGTCGGCCCGAACGTGGCCTGCTGCAGCAGACGCTCTGACGTGGTCGCGTCAGTGGGTGACGCCTGCGGCAGCGTATCGCCTGACAACGGCGGAATCGGCGACGGCAACGGCGTCGGTTCAAACGACGGCGTCGGTGGTGGTGGTGGCGGAGGAGGTGGTGGTGGCGGAGGAGGGGGCGGAGGCGGTGGTGGCGCCGGCGCGTCCACCACCGTGATGGTGTAACGCGCCTTCTCGGTCCAGACCTGGTAGACGATGATGTCGATCTTCGTCCTGCCGTCGCACACCCAGGCTCGTGCTGTGGCGCCACTCGCCGTCAGGCTGCTCGCGACATACATCCGGTGGATCGCCGGGTACGTGAGGGTGGCCGTCACCGGAACGGAGCACGCAGACGTCCTGGGAATGGTGTAGCTCTTGATCGCGGGATCA from Acidobacteriota bacterium encodes:
- a CDS encoding DUF1501 domain-containing protein; this translates as MAHSHQNTPDRRRFLKLSAQLAALGLAGLGTGLRRSHSLFAAEARSTAALTDYKALVCVYLFGGNDGNNMIVPLDATRRAQYENLRGGLALTGSELLSPIADAGGNPWAMHYGLAEMNPLYESGHLAFVLNMGLLESPLTRAGFLAGQAAPTNLFSHSDQTVQAQTGMPTADGYGWGGRLLDCFGQSDSLGAVSVSQHALFLQGQNAGGNVIPPGANLQLGGMSFWPENEALQRRQAVDNMLLIDGGHPLRKAANKAMADGLQLADTLAASAGSDAGLVFPGTSIGNQLKEVARLVKVRSAMGPGRQVFFCSMDGFDLHSSQDWTHWYLLSQLSQALQAFHNAIGDANLIQQVTTFTQSEFGRTLQPSGSGSDHAWGSHQIVLGGAVKGGVYGALPTLALGGPDDANDRGVWIPTISTAQFGATLGKWFGASPVDLAGAFPNLAKFPVSDIGFMQPAITP
- a CDS encoding DUF1800 family protein, translating into MRQLRIVVWDGVRTMTATLVLVLAVMAGSSSAQTGMLTSLTVANLSPAFDPAIKSYTIPRTSACSVPVTATLTYPAIHRMYVASSLTASGATARAWVCDGRTKIDIIVYQVWTEKARYTITVVDAPAPPPPPPPPPPPPPPPPPPPPTPSFEPTPLPSPIPPLSGDTLPQASPTDATTSERLLQQATFGPTPAEFAAVKAKGVNRWLAEQFQIPAGGIADGLDTNQLRSAMFLKMANGQDQLRQRMAFALGQMLVVSTNKLVNGYEVIPWVRLIEDHAFGNYRSILRDMTLSPSMGKYLDLANSLGSGGNAPNENFPRELMQLFTIGLYQLNMDGTFKKDAAGQLIPTYDQTVLKNVARALSGWTYPTQPGQQPQSRNQDYFVGLMEPRPTRHDAGAKTLFNGITLPAGQSVTKDLEDVIDAVFTHPNAAPFLATRLIRSLVTSNPTPAYIQRVATVFADNGQGVRGDLKAVLVAILTDPDAALAGAGDGRLRDPILHVAGLSRALGLTAANPNQFMYVLSNLGQSVLTPTTVFGYYSPLAPLPGDPTKFGPEFQLYGPALSIQRANFIYQILNSQFSSSFPVNLAPFTALAGNPAVLVEQVNQTLLFGRMSQELRQVLLAAAQATSDLKQRALGTLYLTAISNEFVVHFGVQ